From one Candidatus Chromulinivorax destructor genomic stretch:
- the rpsO gene encoding 30S ribosomal protein S15, which translates to MLTSIDKKKIITDFQMSSNDTGSSAVQVAVLTAEINDLQGHCKLNHKDYSSRRGLLQKVSYRKAHLKYLQKTNKELYQDLLKRLNLRK; encoded by the coding sequence ATGTTAACTTCGATCGACAAGAAAAAAATAATTACAGACTTCCAAATGTCAAGCAACGATACAGGTTCTTCAGCAGTGCAAGTTGCTGTTTTAACTGCAGAAATCAATGATCTACAAGGACATTGTAAATTAAATCATAAAGATTACTCATCACGTCGTGGTCTTTTGCAAAAAGTTTCGTACCGTAAAGCGCATTTGAAATATTTGCAAAAAACAAACAAAGAATTATATCAAGATCTATTAAAGAGATTGAACTTAAGAAAGTAA